The sequence GATCTCCTTTTAAAGAGCCAATGTTTACCAAATTTTTTTTTACCATGTCTCCTTGCAAATGAAAATATTAGGGCAAGAATGTTACCCAGCTTCTTATACTCACAGGAGGAAGGGGATTATCACAGTACTGCAAGTTGGAAGGTCTAAGGTGGTTGCTGTCTGAGGGATTAGTCGAATTGGACTGCCAGACTTTTGAGCTTAGTCTGAAGAAAGTACAAGATTTTCATGATCTTGATGTTAATTATCTTGCCCTTTTAGGTGCCATTAGGCGATAGAATTCATTAGGGCGAGAATGCAATGCAACTTCTTATACTCACAGTAGGAAGAGATGATTACAACACTTCAAGCTGGACAACATTAGCTGATCATGTGTGGATGTTATTGGACATTGTTTTGACTCATGATATTCTTCCGATTAATATCTTATTGATAAAAGATTTGATGTGAGTATAGGTCAGTCACAAATAACACAATGTGATGCAATAATCCTGTCATCCAGCAATCGATTGGTACACTGGAGGGCACTTAATTCCTTATTAGTAGTccttttgatttattatttaattattcaaTGGCTTGATGTCCAAATGATAATCATTTGTCTCACCCAGTAACATCTAAAAGTGGCTTGCCCCAAAACGTATAAAgtctaaatataaatattgataTAAATGCAACAAAGTGAATATGAAAACAACTGAGGTAGTATAGGATTTGGCAGGGATATGGAAATAAATTGTTCTGTGTTGAGGATATTACATGTATGAATATACGTTAGTTTTgtatgagaagaaaatcaacaagctATTTTTTATAAGAAGTGCTCAAAtgcatatgaaaaagaaataaaagattgtTTTGGCTGAGACAAACAAAAATTATGGTCTATGTCTATTCATCTTTCTCTAGTACTTCATAAGATATTATTGCAATAATTATAAGCTAAACATCCATCTTATTCATATTCAAAGGTCAATATTTTATGAAGAATTTGTGTGTAGTTTGAACTTAATATCATGACAGTATTTATAAAAGTTTTCATGATCCTTGAGGGAGGAATATTTATCAGAAGTGTCAATCACTTATCCGAGAATTATCCTATGATTGAGGGCAAAACGAGGAAACATCCCTAAGGGAGGACAACGAGAAATTATCAACCATgtgtttagttgttttaattaaaAATGATGTAATTATAACTTTAAATGTATAAACCATTATTTGTAACCCCTAAGTCTACATGATGGATAATAGAATTGAAAAGCAACTCAGTAAAATTTTCATCTATATGCATATGTGGATATAACATCCTTTTTAGGAATTCTGATGCTGCAGATCTTGAAAACTCTTATGGTGGATGTACTAAATAcaaatcattttcatatattTGACATCAATGCATCACTTAAAAAGTTCAGTTTTGAGTGACGGTGAgtaaaatttatgaatatttggaAAATTGGTTTAAACAATCATTGGTCAGGAAGTTGGGTGTCATTTGTCAGGTCAAGGGACACCATAGCCTCCTTGGTCAGTGACCACCATGTAGCTTTGCTCCTCCATTTGGGTATTTTATAGAATCTGATCCCAATATGAAGTAGgttttaaaatatatatgtttCATATTACAGATAAGTTGGGATTGATGAAGAACCGGCTAACTAATACCATCCACGAAAGAAGACAATAACAGTGATATTTTGTTTTCGTGTTTAGTTTTACTtggtattctttcctaatttttgTTCATAAGAGTGGCTACTCTTTGGTGATTCAGTATAGATCAGTCACAGGCAGCTTATCAATTAGGCTTGGCTAAGAGCAGGCTTTGACAAGCAAACTATGAGTTTTTATTGGATTTCTTAAGTTCTACTTGAAACAAAAATTGGTGAATAAAAAACTAGGGCTTTATAATGTAGAAAATACAAAATTGACATGGAAGCATTTGGAGCCAACCTAATTGGGACAAGGAAATTTGCAAGTTTCTCATTACGGCACTGGAGCTAGAGACAAATTCTGAGATATTAATAATAATCATCTGTTTGTTTGTTTGCTATTTTGCCTGAACCTAAGAAGGAACTATTTGGTTTTGTTTggctgagattctttttcatttcttcaattctATCAAATGATTTGAATATAAGGATGGAGGATTAGCAGTTTGTTAATTGACAGTGCCTCATCATAATCCAGGAGTGGAAGCTGATGATTATAGGCGATGAAGAACCTAGAGAGCAAATCTTATTACTTGGTTGAATTTCTAGGGATTTATAAGAGATTTTTGCTATTTCTACTATTTTGCTAGCAATAATGTGGCCATACTAATAAGCCCTTAGAATATGCAGAATTGTTGCAACAGttatttttatgaagaaattttggaTATCAGTCCCCACTAGTTAGTCTTGACTTTTCTGGAATCTCTTAAATGCTATCAACTATCGAGGAGAAAGAGAGGTACAGATAGCTAGTTAATTGATGGGCTACATTTTCATTTAGTTATCCCTTTCTGGTATGATACAATTATAATCTAACCACACTTGTGGTATGATTGGAGAGTTTATTTAATTGCttgtctgattttttttttctagtagTTGCTGAGATTATTTCCCATGTTAAAAGAACAGTTCAGACTTTATCTTTATATCATCAATTGCATACCTTGTAAGATTATGTACAACAATTGATTTTTCTGAATGAGTTATTGTCAAATTAGATACTTAAACTGTTCCTTTTTATGCAGGGATAAATAATTTCACCCATGCCCCACCAAAAGAATGGTTTCAGACCAATGCTGTCCTTCGTGTCAGTCTAGGGAATTTCTTGTTCTTTGCAATATTTGCTCTGCTTATGATTGGTGTCAAGGACCAGAATGACAAACGAGATTCATGGCACCATGGTGGATGGATCGTGAAAATTATTATCTGGGCACTGCTCATTGTTCTTATGTTTTTCCTTCCAAACATAGTCATTACAATCTATGGTAATCGGTGAAACTTTTTGATTTTTTGTCCTTGTCATGAGTATTTTTTTGTGTTTAGCTGTCCATCATTATGGCAGTGACTTCATGTTTGCTGATAAATTTGTTTATGTCATGCATGCTCCTTAATTTTGTGGTCATTTGTGCTAGCATAAACATCTAGTTGAATTTCTGCCTTAGGCCCTTCATTGTCAGCAAGATAGTGAGCATTCCACTCAAGTTCTGATTTTAGTATGCACTCACTGGATTACTGGAAATGTATATGTAACTGTCAGATGTTCATGATATTCTGTTCTATTATGCTTAATTCCATTAATTGGACTTTGTGATTGAAACCGTAGACCTTCCTTGATATATTGCTTTAATTAAATAGATGAATAACTACATTATGAAGGAATTTGTTGTCTCTAGGAAAGACAGCATACTGTCTACTACTATGTCTTTTGATGTGTTAATCTGGAAAACTTACTAAAAGTCAACCATCATGCCACAATATGCGGTGAGGTCCCCTATGACAACAAGTTGGAAGTTCAATCCTTTTGTAGTTGATGACAAACCCAAGTTTACACCTGTTCTGAAATGACCATTCTCGTCTTTTTGATGGTCATACTCTGACTTGTACACTTGTGATCTACAACATGCTTCCACTCTCTTAATTCACTTTTTTCAACCAAAGATTATCTGTAAGCTAAATGCATCTAGCTTCAAGATTTTGTCCAGAATACTAGAAAGGACTTCAACTTTCTGGATTGCTTGGTTATTAAAAAGTTAACAAGGTTACTAATTCTTAGAAAAATGAGTGAGACTGGTGCTAAACTTTATGTCAGCTGCtcaccatgattttttttttattctcatcCTGCTTATTCTTCTCTTACTAATTCTTGGAAAAATGAGTGAGACTGGTGCTAAACTTTGTGTCAACTGCTCACCATGAGCTTTTTTATTCTCATCCTGCTTATTCTTCTCTCTTGCCCTCATAGGAATTCTCCTAAGCTAGCCTACAGCCTATTGACTCATAATACAAACTTGTTTCAAAAGGACAGATTGTATTTTTATTCATGGTCCCTGTTATCATAGAGCTGTTTTTCTCATTGTGAAAATGTTTGCACTGAGAACATTAAGACCACACTTTTTACAATAAGAGCATAAGACCACAATGGtttctttccactgctatatgcCTTCTGATGATCATACAGCTGGCATGGTAGCCAAGCACAACGAAATTTTTTTCTTGCATGTCCTTGGGATAGGACAATCCTTCGTGATAGTATTATTTATACTTTCACCTGCATTTTGATGGAAAGTACCTAGTTGATGACCTATTTGTTCACATAGatgtataatatatatttgtCCATGCACATGCATCTCTTTGTATAAGTAGAACACTGTAACATGATTTCATTAGTAGTTTTTTACTTCATAATAATCTAATTAGCTTATTCTTCTAGTATAAGTTTGTTATTTTAAATATCTGACATTAATCCTTCATATGTTGATATTCATTCTTTTACCAACAAGCTAACGTGTCTCCATGGACATGGAGCTTCAGCTCAAACAGTAATTTCCTCATCCCCAATTTTGTTATTTCTGCAgaaacattgtcaaaatttggttctGGTTTTTTTCTTTTGGTTCAAGTGGTCATACTTCTCGATTTTACGCACACATGGAATGATGCATGGGTCGAGAAAGATGAGCAGAAATGGCAAGTTTGTAACTCTGCTACTTGCAACTGTTCAGAACTAGTATTACAGCATTTCTTTAATTTGTCAACGTCTTAATTTAACCCTGCAGGTATGTTGCTTTGCTGTCTATAACAGTAGTGTGCTACCTAGCAACATATGCATTCTCGGGAGTACTCTTCATGTGGTTCAACCCCTCTGGTCATGACTGTGGTCTCAATGTTTTCTTTATCGTCATGACAATGATTCTTGCTTTTGTCTTTGCTATTGTTGCACTATACCCTCAGGTATTTATattgctaatttttttatgagGTCGGCATTAATGTGCATTtatctaaatcaaaattttcattaattttttgaTTTCCATGATCATCATATTGGCTTGTAATATCTGAGTTTTGTTAGTAGTTTTATCATGTATGCATTATACACATTTGTGCAGTCCATTAATTTTCTTTAATAAGAAATACAAAAATTGTTTATATCTTAAACAAAACTTTATACTGTTGGAGGACCATATGGTGTCCCCAAGGAATCCCAATCACCGTGATCTTAGATGCCATGGAATACATTTGGCTGTGACTATTAGTTAGTGCACTGGAGTCCCACTTAAGAAGATAGCCTATGAATTTTGATGGCTCTTTCGGGGATTTTTTTGATTTTTGGAGCAGAGAGAAATTGGCTAATTCCATCATGATACTTGGGTATCTTTTTGGGATCTTCTCTTTTGTCTTTCCTACCCATACCATCCACCATGTTTCAATGTTTTGTATTTGGATTTGGGTAGTTGTTTGACCATGACACCTAAAAAAGGTTCTGGCGGTACATGGAAAAAATTCAGAAATATTTGACATTATGAAATAAAACGAAGAAAATCTTCTATACTTCAGTCAGAACATCAATGACATGGTTCCAATTAGCAACAAGAAGTAAAAGAAATAGACAAGTACACCAAGTGAAATTATGTGGTGAAACACATGGATTACATCATGAACACAACAtgcccattgctaaaagtgccttAGGTATGACAAATACATTGGCTATGATCCAGTGTATCCAAACATCTATTTGCCTATGCGGTACTGATGGATGAGTCATATGAAAAATAAAACTGTTGCTGCCATATTGTTACTGTTCTTGCTCCATCTGCCCTAGGTATCCCATGGTGTAATCTGATGTCTGTAATGACCTCCATATCCACTCCATGAAAATCAGGTGACTTTGGCTTGATCTACTATCTTAGTTAAGCATAGCATGAGCTCCCTCTGCTCATGATGTGTTATAATCCAGGCATCTCATGTAGCATTGGTCATAGGTGCAAATGCTCTCTCACCCAGGTATATCGACCAGCACATCTCAAGCTTAAAGATCATCGACAATAATATGCCTTACATCAGGCGTGCATATAGTTTGACATGTCTTGTTAATGGTTATTTGAGACACCTGCAAATGCTCTCTCATCCAGGCATATCAACCAGCACATCTCAAGCTTAAAGATCATCGACAATAATATGCCTTACATCAGGCATGCATATAGTTTGACATGTCTTGTTAATGGTTATTTGAGACACCACAAAAGACTGAATCAAGATGAAGTAGCATGGCAACAACATTTTGTCCTGATTCCAATCCGTGATTACAACTCCATCCAACCCATCCTAACCAAGTCAGGAACTCTTGAATCTATAGATCATAAGGTAGTAAAGAAAACCCTGGACTTTGCAAGAGAAACTCAGATTAGCAACCCATGTGGGAGGAGGGTTGAAGTGGCTTTGGAACCAACAATTGGCCAGCTAACGTTGATACTGAAGTGCAGTGGTAGCAGTCACGGCAGAAGGCATGATTATTTGCAATTGGCACATGTTGAGATCATGTTATGAAAGGTCGAGAGCAAAAGAGAGGGTCATCAATGGCAGGTCACTCCATGTGTTGgtgatgtcgtagttagcattgcTGTGGCTTGTCTTGGATTGCTTGCTTGTGAAGAGCAAAAGAGGATTAGGCTAGGGCTACAAAAGAATTAAGCGACCTTATTTTGTTGGTTGTGGTAAAATTTTAACACAATTGGGTGTGGTTTTAACTGGTTTTGTAACTCGTTTGAGTGCTAGACTGGGACCAAGTTTCAACTTATGAATTTGACCATGTTGGGCTCACATTTGGTGTTTGAGCTGGACCTTACTCGGCCAAGGATGGAAAATCCTAAGCAGTAGCTGTGGATGCTAGACTCAAAATCATTGGGACAGATATATGGATGAAGGAAGTTAGTTATATATGCTCTATGTGACTGTTAATTTAAGGAATGAGCCACTTTTTTTCCATATAACATCTTGGATGCATGTGCTGCAacggaaaaaaaatatatttttattcgtCTTTCTTATAATTTTAAGAAGTAACCTACATCATTATTTTGTGATTAACTTTTCCACTTGCATAGGTGAACGGGAGCCTCTTGCCTTCCTCTGTAATCTCAATTTATTGTGCATACCTATGTTACAGTGGTCTTTCGAGTGAGCCGAGAGACTATGCATGCAATGGTCTTCATAATCATGTGAAACAAGTTTCCACTGGTACGCTGGTTCTCGGAATGCTCACAACAGTTCTCTCTGTTGTCTATTCTGCTGTTCGGGCAGGATCGTCTACTACTTTTCTATCACCACCATCTTCTCCAAAATCAGGTACCGATTAAACTCAACATCTTTTCTGTTCACTACATTTATATTTAGCATTCTATCCATAATAATGACATTGTCTCTGGAGCGGAATTTATGTTGGTTCCAGATACAGAAAATTTTAATGGTTCTCATTAAACAAGATTCATCATTGTAACCataattatattatgttttttttcttctttaaggaTTCGAGTAGATGTTGATGCCTAccaaaatttatgttgatgcctACCAAAATTCTTTCTATGAGAGGCAATTCAGCACCTTGCACTATATGTAGCTTATGGTTTCACTAATTAGCTTTTCCAATTTTACCACTTCCCGTTGACACTGATTATCTTGTAGGTTCGAGAAGTCCACTGCTCGAAGCTGGTGATGCAGAATCAGGAAAaccagaaaagaaagaaaatgaagcaCGGCCAGTTAGCTATTCATACACGTTCTTCCACCTTATCTTTGCGCTAGCCAGTATGTACTCAGCCATGCTTCTCACCGGATGGAGTGGTTCAATCTCTGACAGCTCAGAGCTGATTGATGTCGGATGGACATCGGTATGGGTGCGGATCTGCACCGAGTGGGCTACTGCTGCCCTATATATCTGGACTCTGGTTGCTCCTTTGATCTTGCCCGACCGTGAATTCTACTAAGCCATAAATCTGCATGTTAAAAAGATTGTACCACAGTAACACTTACCAGACTCTGGAAATATATTTATGTGTGTCTGCCATATGTGAGAAGCAGGAAAGTTGCagaatacacatgtatatattatatattatcacAGTTGAACTTGATTCGTGGTGTATGTCACTTCAAATTGTGATCTTTTATCAAATGGTCAATAACCAATTTCTAGTTGTGCTCTTTAATTCGAGTGCTTCGCTTTATTTTTTGGACCAGTCTTTAACCTTTGCTACCTGTAAATTTTATACATAGGTCATTTCTTCTTGTGTACTGAGGATTTGTGATGTAGAGGTTATTTTGTATTCTGAAACAAATATTCATTTTTGTTGTAATGTTATATTTGTTCctcatgagttttatc comes from Musa acuminata AAA Group cultivar baxijiao chromosome BXJ3-3, Cavendish_Baxijiao_AAA, whole genome shotgun sequence and encodes:
- the LOC135633897 gene encoding uncharacterized protein LOC135633897, whose protein sequence is MWAASCLASCCATCTCGLCTSVAAGISRRSARLGYCGLFALSLIISWILREVAAPLLEKIPWINNFTHAPPKEWFQTNAVLRVSLGNFLFFAIFALLMIGVKDQNDKRDSWHHGGWIVKIIIWALLIVLMFFLPNIVITIYETLSKFGSGFFLLVQVVILLDFTHTWNDAWVEKDEQKWYVALLSITVVCYLATYAFSGVLFMWFNPSGHDCGLNVFFIVMTMILAFVFAIVALYPQVNGSLLPSSVISIYCAYLCYSGLSSEPRDYACNGLHNHVKQVSTGTLVLGMLTTVLSVVYSAVRAGSSTTFLSPPSSPKSGSRSPLLEAGDAESGKPEKKENEARPVSYSYTFFHLIFALASMYSAMLLTGWSGSISDSSELIDVGWTSVWVRICTEWATAALYIWTLVAPLILPDREFY